A single genomic interval of Festucalex cinctus isolate MCC-2025b chromosome 16, RoL_Fcin_1.0, whole genome shotgun sequence harbors:
- the nit1 gene encoding deaminated glutathione amidase: protein MLFSALRSSVEIRVFLSVWTSKLHSRMSSSCHPRAALCQMNVTADKRANLRAAQELLEEAKRRGASMAFLPEAFDYIGSSREETLALSETLVGDTMKQYTLMARKLDIWLSLGGFHERGCDWEAESRIYNSHVVINNQGEIVSTYRKCHLFDVALPEKGVFLNESAFTIPGASLVPPVQTPIGKLGLGVCYDLRFPEFSLALQKSGAEILTFPSAFTEATGAAHWEVLLRARAIENQCYVLAAAQVGRHHDRRSSYGHSLAVDPWGAVTADCGGERVGVALVEVDLDQIRSVRRNMPLRKHRREATFYASLEGNGQT from the exons ATGTTGTTCTCCGCGTTAAGGTCATCGGTCGAGATTAGAGTCTTTCTCTCCGTTTGGACATCAAAGCTACACAGCAG GATGTCCAGTTCTTGCCATCCGCGAGCTGCATTGTGTCAGATGAACGTCACCGCAGACAAGCGGGCCAACTTGCGCGCTGCCCAAGAGCTACTAGAGGAGGCAAAGCGGCGAGGCGCCAGTATGGCCTTCCTGCCTGAGGCTTTCGACTACATCGGCTCCAGCCGGGAGGAGACCCTGGCGCTGTCGGAAACCCTGGTGGGCGATACAATGAAGCAATACACTCTGATGGCCAG GAAGTTGGACATCTGGTTGTCTCTGGGAGGGTTCCATGAGCGAGGATGTGACTGGGAGGCCGAGTCGCGAATTTACAACAGCCATGTCGTCATTAACAATCAAG GAGAGATTGTGTCAACCTACCGGAAATGCCACCTGTTTGACGTGGCGCTTCCTGAAAAGGGCGTCTTCCTCAATGAAAGTGCCTTCACCATCCCTGGAGCCTCTCTGGTACCGCCGGTCCAAACCCCCATTGGCAAG CTCGGATTGGGAGTCTGCTACGACTTGAGATTCCCAGAATTTTCGCTGGCGTTGCAAAAGAGTGGTGCTGAGATCCTGACGTTCCCGTCGGCCTTTACGGAGGCGACAGGAGCTGCTCACTGGGAG GTGCTGCTCCGGGCGCGAGCCATTGAGAACCAGTGTTATGTTCTGGCAGCGGCACAGGTGGGCCGGCATCACGACAGGCGCTCCTCGTACGGCCACAGCCTGGCCGTGGACCCCTGGGGAGCGGTGACGGCCGACTGCGGTGGAGAGCGAGTGGGCGTGGCGCTGGTTGAGGTCGACCTGGATCAAATCCGCAGCGTCCGCAGGAACATGCCGCTTCGAAAACATCGCAGAGAGGCCACCTTTTACGCCAGCCTGGAGGGAAATGGTCAAACATGA
- the clcn3 gene encoding H(+)/Cl(-) exchange transporter 3 isoform X1, whose translation MESEQLYHRGYSRNSYNSIASASSDEELLDGAGIVMDFHTTDDDNLLDGDASSPGSNYAMSNGGGAPSSSTHLLDFLEEPIPGVGTYDDFHTIDWVREKCKDRERHRKINSKRKESAWELTKSLYDAWSGWLVVTLTGLASGALAGLIDIASDWMNDLKEGVCLSAMWFNHEQCCWTSNETTFAERDKCPQWKSWAELILGQAEGPGSYIMNYFMYIYWALSFAFLAVCLVKVFAPYACGSGIPEIKTILSGFIIRGYLGKWTLMIKTVTLVLAVASGLSLGKEGPLVHVACCCGNIFSYLFPKYSKNEAKKREVLSAASAAGVSVAFGAPIGGVLFSLEEVSYYFPLKTLWRSFFAALVAAFVLRSINPFGNSRLVLFYVEYHTPWYLFELLPFILLGVFGGLWGAFFIRANIAWCRRRKSTRSGKYPVLEVILVAAITAVVAFPNPYTRQNTSELIKELFTDCGPLESSQLCQYRSQMNGSKAFTDNPNRPAGPGVYAAMWQLCLALIFKIIMTIFTFGLKVPSGLFIPSMAIGAIAGRIVGIAVEQLAYYHHDWFLFKEWCEVGADCITPGLYAMVGAAACLGGVTRMTVSLVVIVFELTGGLEYIVPLMAAVMTSKWVGDAFGREGIYESHIRLNGYPFLDAKEEFTHTTLAREVMRPRRCDPPLAVLTQDDLTVDDLQAVINQTSYNGFPVIVSKESQRLVGFALRRDITIAIENARRKQEGIMLNSRVYFTQHAPTLPADSPRPLKLRSILDMSPFTVTDHTPMEIVVDIFRKLGLRQCLVTHNGIVLGIITKKNIIEHLEELKQHTKPLAPSGYRHEKGYPAPHGSNGKSRSRVNHVQLIRSFQDKDEEVCLLDDTYHL comes from the exons ATGGAGTCGGAGCAGCTATACCACAGAGGCTACTCCAGGAACAGCTACAACAGCATCGCCAGTGCCAGCAGCGACGAGGAGCTGCTTGATGGAGCAGGCATCGTCATGGACTTCCACACCACAGATGACGACAACTTGCTAGATGGCGATGCTTCCTCCCCAG GTTCCAACTATGCCATGTCTAATGGAGGTGGTGCGCCCAGCAGCTCCACCCACCTGCTGGACTTCTTAGAGGAGCCCATTCCAGGTGTGGGCACCTATGACGACTTCCACACCATCGACTGGGTGCGTGAGAAGTGCAAGGACCGTGAAAGACACCGGAAG ATCAACAGTAAAAGGAAGGAGTCTGCGTGGGAGTTGACCAAGAGTCTGTATGACGCCTGGTCCGGATGGCTTGTTGTAACGCTCACGGGCTTGGCCTCCG GCGCGTTGGCCGGCCTGATCGACATCGCCTCCGACTGGATGAACGACCTGAAGGAGGGCGTGTGTCTGAGCGCCATGTGGTTCAACCACGAGCAATGCTGCTGGACGTCCAACGAGACCACGTTCGCCGAGAGGGACAAGTGTCCCCAGTGGAAGAGCTGGGCCGAGCTCATCTTGGGCCAGGCCGAG GGCCCGGGCTCGTACATCATGAACTACTTCATGTATATCTACTGGGCTCTGTCCTTCGCCTTCCTCGCCGTGTGCCTGGTCAAAGTTTTTGCACCATACGCCTGTGGATCAGGGATTCCAGAG ATCAAGACCATCTTGAGCGGCTTCATCATCAGGGGCTACCTGGGCAAGTGGACCCTGATGATCAAGACCGTCACCTTGGTGCTGGCAGTGGCGTCGGGCCTGAGTCTAGGAAAGGAGGGCCCGCTGGTCCATGTGGCCTGCTGCTGCGGGAACATCTTCTCTTACCTCTTCCCCAAGTACAGCAAGAACGAGGCCAAGAAACGAGAG GTTCTCTCTGCCGCGTCGGCGGCTGGCGTGTCGGTGGCTTTCGGCGCGCCCATAGGTGGCGTTCTCTTCAGTTTGGAAGAG GTGAGCTATTACTTCCCCCTCAAGACGTTGTGGCGTTCGTTTTTCGCTGCCCTGGTGGCCGCCTTTGTCCTGCGCTCCATTAACCCGTTTGGAAACAGCCGCCTGGTACTGTTCTACGTGGAGTACCACACGCCCTGGTACCTGTTCGAGCTCCTCCCCTTCATCCTTCTGGGAGTTTTTGGGGGCCTGTGGGGCGCCTTCTTCATCCGAGCCAACATTGCTTGGTGTCGGCGACGGAAGTCAACCCG CTCAGGTAAATACCCGGTTTTGGAGGTGATCCTGGTAGCGGCGATCACAGCCGTGGTGGCATTCCCGAACCCGTACACCCGCCAGAACACCAGTGAGCTGATAAAGGAGCTCTTCACCGACTGCGGCCCGCTGGAGTCCTCGCAGCTCTGCCAATACCGTAGCCAGATGAACGGCAGCAAGGCCTTCACGGACAACCCCAACCGGCCCGCCGGGCCCGGCGTCTACGCCGCCATGTGGCAACTCTGCCTTGCgctcatatttaaaatcatcatgACCATCTTCACCTTCGGCCTCAAG GTTCCATCCGGTTTGTTTATTCCCAGTATGGCCATCGGGGCTATCGCGGGGCGAATCGTTGGCATCGCCGTGGAGCAGCTGGCGTATTACCACCACGACTGGTTCCTGTTCAAAGAATGGTGTGAGGTTGGCGCCGACTGTATCACGCCGGGACTTTACGCCATGGTGGGGGCCGCGGCCTGCCTTG GTGGCGTAACCCGTATGACCGTCTCCTTGGTGGTCATCGTCTTCGAGCTGACGGGCGGCCTTGAGTACATCGTTCCCCTTATGGCCGCCGTCATGACCAGCAAATGGGTGGGCGACGCTTTTGGCCGTGAGGGCATCTACGAGTCCCACATCCGTCTCAACGGGTACCCCTTCCTGGACGCCAAGGAGGAATTCACGCACACCACGCTCGCCAGGGAGGTGATGCGGCCGCGCCGCTGCGACCCACCACTCGCCGTGCTGACGCAGGATGACCTGACCGTGGACGACTTGCAGGCTGTCATCAACCAAACCAGTTACAACGGCTTTCCAGTGATCGTGTCCAAGGAGTCCCAGAGGCTTGTGGGTTTCGCTCTGCGCAGGGATATCACCATCGCTATAG AGAACGCTCGCCGCAAACAGGAGGGCATCATGTTGAACTCCAGGGTGTACTTCACCCAGCACGCCCCCACCCTGCCCGCCGACAGCCCCCGGCCCCTCAAGCTGCGCTCCATCCTGGACATGAGCCCCTTCACCGTCACCGACCACACCCCCATGGAAATCGTGGTGGACATCTTCAGGAAGCTGGGCCTGCGCCAGTGCTTGGTCACTCACAACGG GATTGTGTTGGGCATCATCACAAAGAAGAATATAATAGAGCATCTGGAGGAGCTCAAGCAGCACACGAAGCCGCTG GCGCCTTCTGGGTATCGTCACGAAAAAGGATATCCTGCGCCACATGGCTCAAATGGCAAATCAAGATCCCGAGTCAATCATGTTCAACTGATCCGATCCTTTCAGGATAAGGACGAGGAAGTGTGCCTCTTGGATGACACCTATCACCTATGA
- the clcn3 gene encoding H(+)/Cl(-) exchange transporter 3 isoform X3 gives MESEQLYHRGYSRNSYNSIASASSDEELLDGAGIVMDFHTTDDDNLLDGDASSPGSNYAMSNGGGAPSSSTHLLDFLEEPIPGVGTYDDFHTIDWVREKCKDRERHRKINSKRKESAWELTKSLYDAWSGWLVVTLTGLASGALAGLIDIASDWMNDLKEGVCLSAMWFNHEQCCWTSNETTFAERDKCPQWKSWAELILGQAEGPGSYIMNYFMYIYWALSFAFLAVCLVKVFAPYACGSGIPEIKTILSGFIIRGYLGKWTLMIKTVTLVLAVASGLSLGKEGPLVHVACCCGNIFSYLFPKYSKNEAKKREVLSAASAAGVSVAFGAPIGGVLFSLEEVSYYFPLKTLWRSFFAALVAAFVLRSINPFGNSRLVLFYVEYHTPWYLFELLPFILLGVFGGLWGAFFIRANIAWCRRRKSTRSGKYPVLEVILVAAITAVVAFPNPYTRQNTSELIKELFTDCGPLESSQLCQYRSQMNGSKAFTDNPNRPAGPGVYAAMWQLCLALIFKIIMTIFTFGLKVPSGLFIPSMAIGAIAGRIVGIAVEQLAYYHHDWFLFKEWCEVGADCITPGLYAMVGAAACLGGVTRMTVSLVVIVFELTGGLEYIVPLMAAVMTSKWVGDAFGREGIYESHIRLNGYPFLDAKEEFTHTTLAREVMRPRRCDPPLAVLTQDDLTVDDLQAVINQTSYNGFPVIVSKESQRLVGFALRRDITIAIENARRKQEGIMLNSRVYFTQHAPTLPADSPRPLKLRSILDMSPFTVTDHTPMEIVVDIFRKLGLRQCLVTHNGRLLGIVTKKDILRHMAQMANQDPESIMFN, from the exons ATGGAGTCGGAGCAGCTATACCACAGAGGCTACTCCAGGAACAGCTACAACAGCATCGCCAGTGCCAGCAGCGACGAGGAGCTGCTTGATGGAGCAGGCATCGTCATGGACTTCCACACCACAGATGACGACAACTTGCTAGATGGCGATGCTTCCTCCCCAG GTTCCAACTATGCCATGTCTAATGGAGGTGGTGCGCCCAGCAGCTCCACCCACCTGCTGGACTTCTTAGAGGAGCCCATTCCAGGTGTGGGCACCTATGACGACTTCCACACCATCGACTGGGTGCGTGAGAAGTGCAAGGACCGTGAAAGACACCGGAAG ATCAACAGTAAAAGGAAGGAGTCTGCGTGGGAGTTGACCAAGAGTCTGTATGACGCCTGGTCCGGATGGCTTGTTGTAACGCTCACGGGCTTGGCCTCCG GCGCGTTGGCCGGCCTGATCGACATCGCCTCCGACTGGATGAACGACCTGAAGGAGGGCGTGTGTCTGAGCGCCATGTGGTTCAACCACGAGCAATGCTGCTGGACGTCCAACGAGACCACGTTCGCCGAGAGGGACAAGTGTCCCCAGTGGAAGAGCTGGGCCGAGCTCATCTTGGGCCAGGCCGAG GGCCCGGGCTCGTACATCATGAACTACTTCATGTATATCTACTGGGCTCTGTCCTTCGCCTTCCTCGCCGTGTGCCTGGTCAAAGTTTTTGCACCATACGCCTGTGGATCAGGGATTCCAGAG ATCAAGACCATCTTGAGCGGCTTCATCATCAGGGGCTACCTGGGCAAGTGGACCCTGATGATCAAGACCGTCACCTTGGTGCTGGCAGTGGCGTCGGGCCTGAGTCTAGGAAAGGAGGGCCCGCTGGTCCATGTGGCCTGCTGCTGCGGGAACATCTTCTCTTACCTCTTCCCCAAGTACAGCAAGAACGAGGCCAAGAAACGAGAG GTTCTCTCTGCCGCGTCGGCGGCTGGCGTGTCGGTGGCTTTCGGCGCGCCCATAGGTGGCGTTCTCTTCAGTTTGGAAGAG GTGAGCTATTACTTCCCCCTCAAGACGTTGTGGCGTTCGTTTTTCGCTGCCCTGGTGGCCGCCTTTGTCCTGCGCTCCATTAACCCGTTTGGAAACAGCCGCCTGGTACTGTTCTACGTGGAGTACCACACGCCCTGGTACCTGTTCGAGCTCCTCCCCTTCATCCTTCTGGGAGTTTTTGGGGGCCTGTGGGGCGCCTTCTTCATCCGAGCCAACATTGCTTGGTGTCGGCGACGGAAGTCAACCCG CTCAGGTAAATACCCGGTTTTGGAGGTGATCCTGGTAGCGGCGATCACAGCCGTGGTGGCATTCCCGAACCCGTACACCCGCCAGAACACCAGTGAGCTGATAAAGGAGCTCTTCACCGACTGCGGCCCGCTGGAGTCCTCGCAGCTCTGCCAATACCGTAGCCAGATGAACGGCAGCAAGGCCTTCACGGACAACCCCAACCGGCCCGCCGGGCCCGGCGTCTACGCCGCCATGTGGCAACTCTGCCTTGCgctcatatttaaaatcatcatgACCATCTTCACCTTCGGCCTCAAG GTTCCATCCGGTTTGTTTATTCCCAGTATGGCCATCGGGGCTATCGCGGGGCGAATCGTTGGCATCGCCGTGGAGCAGCTGGCGTATTACCACCACGACTGGTTCCTGTTCAAAGAATGGTGTGAGGTTGGCGCCGACTGTATCACGCCGGGACTTTACGCCATGGTGGGGGCCGCGGCCTGCCTTG GTGGCGTAACCCGTATGACCGTCTCCTTGGTGGTCATCGTCTTCGAGCTGACGGGCGGCCTTGAGTACATCGTTCCCCTTATGGCCGCCGTCATGACCAGCAAATGGGTGGGCGACGCTTTTGGCCGTGAGGGCATCTACGAGTCCCACATCCGTCTCAACGGGTACCCCTTCCTGGACGCCAAGGAGGAATTCACGCACACCACGCTCGCCAGGGAGGTGATGCGGCCGCGCCGCTGCGACCCACCACTCGCCGTGCTGACGCAGGATGACCTGACCGTGGACGACTTGCAGGCTGTCATCAACCAAACCAGTTACAACGGCTTTCCAGTGATCGTGTCCAAGGAGTCCCAGAGGCTTGTGGGTTTCGCTCTGCGCAGGGATATCACCATCGCTATAG AGAACGCTCGCCGCAAACAGGAGGGCATCATGTTGAACTCCAGGGTGTACTTCACCCAGCACGCCCCCACCCTGCCCGCCGACAGCCCCCGGCCCCTCAAGCTGCGCTCCATCCTGGACATGAGCCCCTTCACCGTCACCGACCACACCCCCATGGAAATCGTGGTGGACATCTTCAGGAAGCTGGGCCTGCGCCAGTGCTTGGTCACTCACAACGG GCGCCTTCTGGGTATCGTCACGAAAAAGGATATCCTGCGCCACATGGCTCAAATGGCAAATCAAGATCCCGAGTCAATCATGTTCAACTGA
- the clcn3 gene encoding H(+)/Cl(-) exchange transporter 3 isoform X4: MEEDDTGADPYLPYDGGGDTILLREIQRRGSNYAMSNGGGAPSSSTHLLDFLEEPIPGVGTYDDFHTIDWVREKCKDRERHRKINSKRKESAWELTKSLYDAWSGWLVVTLTGLASGALAGLIDIASDWMNDLKEGVCLSAMWFNHEQCCWTSNETTFAERDKCPQWKSWAELILGQAEGPGSYIMNYFMYIYWALSFAFLAVCLVKVFAPYACGSGIPEIKTILSGFIIRGYLGKWTLMIKTVTLVLAVASGLSLGKEGPLVHVACCCGNIFSYLFPKYSKNEAKKREVLSAASAAGVSVAFGAPIGGVLFSLEEVSYYFPLKTLWRSFFAALVAAFVLRSINPFGNSRLVLFYVEYHTPWYLFELLPFILLGVFGGLWGAFFIRANIAWCRRRKSTRSGKYPVLEVILVAAITAVVAFPNPYTRQNTSELIKELFTDCGPLESSQLCQYRSQMNGSKAFTDNPNRPAGPGVYAAMWQLCLALIFKIIMTIFTFGLKVPSGLFIPSMAIGAIAGRIVGIAVEQLAYYHHDWFLFKEWCEVGADCITPGLYAMVGAAACLGGVTRMTVSLVVIVFELTGGLEYIVPLMAAVMTSKWVGDAFGREGIYESHIRLNGYPFLDAKEEFTHTTLAREVMRPRRCDPPLAVLTQDDLTVDDLQAVINQTSYNGFPVIVSKESQRLVGFALRRDITIAIENARRKQEGIMLNSRVYFTQHAPTLPADSPRPLKLRSILDMSPFTVTDHTPMEIVVDIFRKLGLRQCLVTHNGRLLGIVTKKDILRHMAQMANQDPESIMFN, encoded by the exons ATGGAGGAGGACGACACGGGTGCCGACCCCTATTTGCCTTACGACGGGGGAGGAGATACCATCCTCCTGCGGGAGATCCAAAGACGAG GTTCCAACTATGCCATGTCTAATGGAGGTGGTGCGCCCAGCAGCTCCACCCACCTGCTGGACTTCTTAGAGGAGCCCATTCCAGGTGTGGGCACCTATGACGACTTCCACACCATCGACTGGGTGCGTGAGAAGTGCAAGGACCGTGAAAGACACCGGAAG ATCAACAGTAAAAGGAAGGAGTCTGCGTGGGAGTTGACCAAGAGTCTGTATGACGCCTGGTCCGGATGGCTTGTTGTAACGCTCACGGGCTTGGCCTCCG GCGCGTTGGCCGGCCTGATCGACATCGCCTCCGACTGGATGAACGACCTGAAGGAGGGCGTGTGTCTGAGCGCCATGTGGTTCAACCACGAGCAATGCTGCTGGACGTCCAACGAGACCACGTTCGCCGAGAGGGACAAGTGTCCCCAGTGGAAGAGCTGGGCCGAGCTCATCTTGGGCCAGGCCGAG GGCCCGGGCTCGTACATCATGAACTACTTCATGTATATCTACTGGGCTCTGTCCTTCGCCTTCCTCGCCGTGTGCCTGGTCAAAGTTTTTGCACCATACGCCTGTGGATCAGGGATTCCAGAG ATCAAGACCATCTTGAGCGGCTTCATCATCAGGGGCTACCTGGGCAAGTGGACCCTGATGATCAAGACCGTCACCTTGGTGCTGGCAGTGGCGTCGGGCCTGAGTCTAGGAAAGGAGGGCCCGCTGGTCCATGTGGCCTGCTGCTGCGGGAACATCTTCTCTTACCTCTTCCCCAAGTACAGCAAGAACGAGGCCAAGAAACGAGAG GTTCTCTCTGCCGCGTCGGCGGCTGGCGTGTCGGTGGCTTTCGGCGCGCCCATAGGTGGCGTTCTCTTCAGTTTGGAAGAG GTGAGCTATTACTTCCCCCTCAAGACGTTGTGGCGTTCGTTTTTCGCTGCCCTGGTGGCCGCCTTTGTCCTGCGCTCCATTAACCCGTTTGGAAACAGCCGCCTGGTACTGTTCTACGTGGAGTACCACACGCCCTGGTACCTGTTCGAGCTCCTCCCCTTCATCCTTCTGGGAGTTTTTGGGGGCCTGTGGGGCGCCTTCTTCATCCGAGCCAACATTGCTTGGTGTCGGCGACGGAAGTCAACCCG CTCAGGTAAATACCCGGTTTTGGAGGTGATCCTGGTAGCGGCGATCACAGCCGTGGTGGCATTCCCGAACCCGTACACCCGCCAGAACACCAGTGAGCTGATAAAGGAGCTCTTCACCGACTGCGGCCCGCTGGAGTCCTCGCAGCTCTGCCAATACCGTAGCCAGATGAACGGCAGCAAGGCCTTCACGGACAACCCCAACCGGCCCGCCGGGCCCGGCGTCTACGCCGCCATGTGGCAACTCTGCCTTGCgctcatatttaaaatcatcatgACCATCTTCACCTTCGGCCTCAAG GTTCCATCCGGTTTGTTTATTCCCAGTATGGCCATCGGGGCTATCGCGGGGCGAATCGTTGGCATCGCCGTGGAGCAGCTGGCGTATTACCACCACGACTGGTTCCTGTTCAAAGAATGGTGTGAGGTTGGCGCCGACTGTATCACGCCGGGACTTTACGCCATGGTGGGGGCCGCGGCCTGCCTTG GTGGCGTAACCCGTATGACCGTCTCCTTGGTGGTCATCGTCTTCGAGCTGACGGGCGGCCTTGAGTACATCGTTCCCCTTATGGCCGCCGTCATGACCAGCAAATGGGTGGGCGACGCTTTTGGCCGTGAGGGCATCTACGAGTCCCACATCCGTCTCAACGGGTACCCCTTCCTGGACGCCAAGGAGGAATTCACGCACACCACGCTCGCCAGGGAGGTGATGCGGCCGCGCCGCTGCGACCCACCACTCGCCGTGCTGACGCAGGATGACCTGACCGTGGACGACTTGCAGGCTGTCATCAACCAAACCAGTTACAACGGCTTTCCAGTGATCGTGTCCAAGGAGTCCCAGAGGCTTGTGGGTTTCGCTCTGCGCAGGGATATCACCATCGCTATAG AGAACGCTCGCCGCAAACAGGAGGGCATCATGTTGAACTCCAGGGTGTACTTCACCCAGCACGCCCCCACCCTGCCCGCCGACAGCCCCCGGCCCCTCAAGCTGCGCTCCATCCTGGACATGAGCCCCTTCACCGTCACCGACCACACCCCCATGGAAATCGTGGTGGACATCTTCAGGAAGCTGGGCCTGCGCCAGTGCTTGGTCACTCACAACGG GCGCCTTCTGGGTATCGTCACGAAAAAGGATATCCTGCGCCACATGGCTCAAATGGCAAATCAAGATCCCGAGTCAATCATGTTCAACTGA
- the clcn3 gene encoding H(+)/Cl(-) exchange transporter 3 isoform X2, producing MEEDDTGADPYLPYDGGGDTILLREIQRRGSNYAMSNGGGAPSSSTHLLDFLEEPIPGVGTYDDFHTIDWVREKCKDRERHRKINSKRKESAWELTKSLYDAWSGWLVVTLTGLASGALAGLIDIASDWMNDLKEGVCLSAMWFNHEQCCWTSNETTFAERDKCPQWKSWAELILGQAEGPGSYIMNYFMYIYWALSFAFLAVCLVKVFAPYACGSGIPEIKTILSGFIIRGYLGKWTLMIKTVTLVLAVASGLSLGKEGPLVHVACCCGNIFSYLFPKYSKNEAKKREVLSAASAAGVSVAFGAPIGGVLFSLEEVSYYFPLKTLWRSFFAALVAAFVLRSINPFGNSRLVLFYVEYHTPWYLFELLPFILLGVFGGLWGAFFIRANIAWCRRRKSTRSGKYPVLEVILVAAITAVVAFPNPYTRQNTSELIKELFTDCGPLESSQLCQYRSQMNGSKAFTDNPNRPAGPGVYAAMWQLCLALIFKIIMTIFTFGLKVPSGLFIPSMAIGAIAGRIVGIAVEQLAYYHHDWFLFKEWCEVGADCITPGLYAMVGAAACLGGVTRMTVSLVVIVFELTGGLEYIVPLMAAVMTSKWVGDAFGREGIYESHIRLNGYPFLDAKEEFTHTTLAREVMRPRRCDPPLAVLTQDDLTVDDLQAVINQTSYNGFPVIVSKESQRLVGFALRRDITIAIENARRKQEGIMLNSRVYFTQHAPTLPADSPRPLKLRSILDMSPFTVTDHTPMEIVVDIFRKLGLRQCLVTHNGIVLGIITKKNIIEHLEELKQHTKPLAPSGYRHEKGYPAPHGSNGKSRSRVNHVQLIRSFQDKDEEVCLLDDTYHL from the exons ATGGAGGAGGACGACACGGGTGCCGACCCCTATTTGCCTTACGACGGGGGAGGAGATACCATCCTCCTGCGGGAGATCCAAAGACGAG GTTCCAACTATGCCATGTCTAATGGAGGTGGTGCGCCCAGCAGCTCCACCCACCTGCTGGACTTCTTAGAGGAGCCCATTCCAGGTGTGGGCACCTATGACGACTTCCACACCATCGACTGGGTGCGTGAGAAGTGCAAGGACCGTGAAAGACACCGGAAG ATCAACAGTAAAAGGAAGGAGTCTGCGTGGGAGTTGACCAAGAGTCTGTATGACGCCTGGTCCGGATGGCTTGTTGTAACGCTCACGGGCTTGGCCTCCG GCGCGTTGGCCGGCCTGATCGACATCGCCTCCGACTGGATGAACGACCTGAAGGAGGGCGTGTGTCTGAGCGCCATGTGGTTCAACCACGAGCAATGCTGCTGGACGTCCAACGAGACCACGTTCGCCGAGAGGGACAAGTGTCCCCAGTGGAAGAGCTGGGCCGAGCTCATCTTGGGCCAGGCCGAG GGCCCGGGCTCGTACATCATGAACTACTTCATGTATATCTACTGGGCTCTGTCCTTCGCCTTCCTCGCCGTGTGCCTGGTCAAAGTTTTTGCACCATACGCCTGTGGATCAGGGATTCCAGAG ATCAAGACCATCTTGAGCGGCTTCATCATCAGGGGCTACCTGGGCAAGTGGACCCTGATGATCAAGACCGTCACCTTGGTGCTGGCAGTGGCGTCGGGCCTGAGTCTAGGAAAGGAGGGCCCGCTGGTCCATGTGGCCTGCTGCTGCGGGAACATCTTCTCTTACCTCTTCCCCAAGTACAGCAAGAACGAGGCCAAGAAACGAGAG GTTCTCTCTGCCGCGTCGGCGGCTGGCGTGTCGGTGGCTTTCGGCGCGCCCATAGGTGGCGTTCTCTTCAGTTTGGAAGAG GTGAGCTATTACTTCCCCCTCAAGACGTTGTGGCGTTCGTTTTTCGCTGCCCTGGTGGCCGCCTTTGTCCTGCGCTCCATTAACCCGTTTGGAAACAGCCGCCTGGTACTGTTCTACGTGGAGTACCACACGCCCTGGTACCTGTTCGAGCTCCTCCCCTTCATCCTTCTGGGAGTTTTTGGGGGCCTGTGGGGCGCCTTCTTCATCCGAGCCAACATTGCTTGGTGTCGGCGACGGAAGTCAACCCG CTCAGGTAAATACCCGGTTTTGGAGGTGATCCTGGTAGCGGCGATCACAGCCGTGGTGGCATTCCCGAACCCGTACACCCGCCAGAACACCAGTGAGCTGATAAAGGAGCTCTTCACCGACTGCGGCCCGCTGGAGTCCTCGCAGCTCTGCCAATACCGTAGCCAGATGAACGGCAGCAAGGCCTTCACGGACAACCCCAACCGGCCCGCCGGGCCCGGCGTCTACGCCGCCATGTGGCAACTCTGCCTTGCgctcatatttaaaatcatcatgACCATCTTCACCTTCGGCCTCAAG GTTCCATCCGGTTTGTTTATTCCCAGTATGGCCATCGGGGCTATCGCGGGGCGAATCGTTGGCATCGCCGTGGAGCAGCTGGCGTATTACCACCACGACTGGTTCCTGTTCAAAGAATGGTGTGAGGTTGGCGCCGACTGTATCACGCCGGGACTTTACGCCATGGTGGGGGCCGCGGCCTGCCTTG GTGGCGTAACCCGTATGACCGTCTCCTTGGTGGTCATCGTCTTCGAGCTGACGGGCGGCCTTGAGTACATCGTTCCCCTTATGGCCGCCGTCATGACCAGCAAATGGGTGGGCGACGCTTTTGGCCGTGAGGGCATCTACGAGTCCCACATCCGTCTCAACGGGTACCCCTTCCTGGACGCCAAGGAGGAATTCACGCACACCACGCTCGCCAGGGAGGTGATGCGGCCGCGCCGCTGCGACCCACCACTCGCCGTGCTGACGCAGGATGACCTGACCGTGGACGACTTGCAGGCTGTCATCAACCAAACCAGTTACAACGGCTTTCCAGTGATCGTGTCCAAGGAGTCCCAGAGGCTTGTGGGTTTCGCTCTGCGCAGGGATATCACCATCGCTATAG AGAACGCTCGCCGCAAACAGGAGGGCATCATGTTGAACTCCAGGGTGTACTTCACCCAGCACGCCCCCACCCTGCCCGCCGACAGCCCCCGGCCCCTCAAGCTGCGCTCCATCCTGGACATGAGCCCCTTCACCGTCACCGACCACACCCCCATGGAAATCGTGGTGGACATCTTCAGGAAGCTGGGCCTGCGCCAGTGCTTGGTCACTCACAACGG GATTGTGTTGGGCATCATCACAAAGAAGAATATAATAGAGCATCTGGAGGAGCTCAAGCAGCACACGAAGCCGCTG GCGCCTTCTGGGTATCGTCACGAAAAAGGATATCCTGCGCCACATGGCTCAAATGGCAAATCAAGATCCCGAGTCAATCATGTTCAACTGATCCGATCCTTTCAGGATAAGGACGAGGAAGTGTGCCTCTTGGATGACACCTATCACCTATGA